One window of the Suricata suricatta isolate VVHF042 chromosome 7, meerkat_22Aug2017_6uvM2_HiC, whole genome shotgun sequence genome contains the following:
- the STK38 gene encoding serine/threonine-protein kinase 38 isoform X1 encodes MAMTGSTPCSSMSNHTKERVTMTKVTLENFYSNLIAQHEEREMRQKKLEKVMEEEGLKDEEKRLRRSAHARKETEFLRLKRTRLGLEDFESLKVIGRGAFGEVRLVQKKDTGHVYAMKILRKADMLEKEQVGHIRAERDILVEADSLWVVKMFYSFQDKLNLYLIMEFLPGGDMMTLLMKKDTLTEEETQFYIAETVLAIDSIHQLGFIHRDIKPDNLLLDSKGHVKLSDFGLCTGLKKAHRTEFYRNLNHSLPSDFTFQNMNSKRKAETWKRNRRQLAFSTVGTPDYIAPEVFMQTGYNKLCDWWSLGVIMYEMLIGYPPFCSETPQETYKKVMNWKETLTFPPEVPISEKAKDLILRFCCEWEHRIGAPGVEEIKSNSFFEGVDWEHIRERPAAISIEIKSIDDTSNFDEFPESDILKPTVATSNHPETDYKSKDWVFINYTYKRFEGLTARGAIPSYMKAAK; translated from the exons acaaaagaagttagaaaaagtgATGGAAGAGGAAGGCCTAAAGGACGAAGAG AAACGACTGAGGAGATCAGCGCATGCTCGGAAGGAAACAGAGTTTCTTCGGTTGAAGAGAACAAGACTTGGATTGGAAGATTTTGAGTCCTTAAAAGTAATAGGCAGAGGAGCATTCGGTGAG GTGCGGCTTGTTCAGAAGAAAGATACAGGGCATGTGTATGCAATGAAAATACTCCGTAAAGCAGATATGCTTGAAAAAGAGCAG GTTGGCCACATCCGTGCGGAGCGTGACATTCTAGTGGAGGCAGACAGTTTGTGGGTTGTGaaaatgttctatagttttcaggatAAGCTAAACCTCTACCTAATCATGGAGTTCCTGCCTGGAG GGGACATGATGACCCTATTAATGAAAAAAGATACCCTGACAGAAGAGGAGACGCAGTTTTATATAGCAGAAACAGTATTAGCAATAGACTCCATTCACCAACTTGGATTCATCCACAGAGACATCAAGCCAGACAACCTTCTCCTGGACAGCAAG GGCCACGTGAAGCTTTCTGATTTTGGCCTTTGCACAGGACTGAAAAAAGCACATAGGACAGAATTTTACAGGAATCTGAACCACAGCCTCCCCAGTGATTTCA CTTTCCAGAACATGAATTCCAAAAGGAAAGCGGAAACCTGGAAAAGAAATAGACGTCAGCTA GCTTTCTCCACAGTGGGCACTCCTGACTACATTGCCCCTGAGGTGTTCATGCAGACCGGCTACAACAAGCTCTGTGATTGGTGGTCTCTTGGCGTGATCATGTACGAGATGCTCATCG GCTACCCACCTTTCTGTTCTGAGACCCCTCAAGAGACCTATAAGAAGGTGATGAACTGGAAAGAAACTTTGACTTTTCCTCCAGAAGTTCCTATTTCTGAGAAAGCCAAGGATCTAATTTTGAG ATTCTGCTGTGAGTGGGAACACAGAATCGGGGCCCCCGGAGTGGAGGAAATCAAAAGTAACTCTTTTTTTGAAGGCGTTGACTGGGAACATATCAG AGAGAGACCTGCTGCGATATCTATCGAAATCAAAAGCATTGATGACACCTCAAACTTCGATGAGTTTCCAGAATCTGACATCCTTAAGCCAACAG TGGCTACAAGTAACCACCCCGAGACTGACTACAAGAGCAAGGACTGGGTCTTCATCAATTACACGTACAAGCGCTTTGAGGGCCTGACGGCTCGGGGCGCAATCCCTTCCTACATGAAAGCAGCAAAATAG